A region of the Gammaproteobacteria bacterium genome:
ATGCTGTTACCTCACAACAGTTACTTGCCGGGATCAGACAATGTGACAAGGCAGCAATGATGGCAGGTCTGTAGCTTTTGCAAGGGAGGGTTGATTGTGATGGCGGGGCTGGAGGTTTTTTATCCGGCCCTTGTGCTGTGATATGTTAAAAAAGCATAAAATCACATGGCTGATCATCGCTGTTGCAGCCATTGGGTTTTTGGCTTGGCGCATGATCAGGTCGATGAATATCTTTGTCGTCTCGGAGGCGTTTGAGATGCCGGTTGATACCACCGAGATACCGGCATTGTTGAATACCTTGAGTGCCAAAGAATGTGCGGCATGCCATCAGGAATTTTATGATGAGTGGTCGACTACCATGCATAGTCAGGCATGGACAGATCCTTGGCCCCTACGGTGATACCCAGGCAACCACGTAACTATTCTTTTGAATATTCTAGCAAGGGTAAGGTTAGACCGACAGCCGTTGAAGTGACTGTGCGTTATCATCTGATGGATATAAGGCGCCACGAACGCATCAAGCACAAGAACGTGGTGCCTATATCCTATGAGGTTTATCGTGAGCGTGTGGCTATTTAGCTTTTATCCTTACGACGCGCGACAGCAACCAGACCTAAAAGACCTGAACCAAACAACCAGGCTGCTGCAGGAATGGGCACTACGGATGCGTTAATGGTGTCAATCCTGAAACTATCGGTATCACCATCGGCCCAAATCAATATCTGTGTGCCGGCTACGTTGTTAAATGTATATTCATCAAACTGTCCGGGTACACCGGTGGCCAGTGGTGAAATATCATTGGCATTGAAGTCTGTAAGGATATTGACCCCATCGACTGTCAGATTAAAATCATCGCCAGCTGATGATGTGAAGGAGTCAAAATTGATGTAATTCAGACTGATGACCTGATCAAATGTAAATAACAAGCCTTCATCAAGATCAGTGCTACTATTGCCTCCATCCATATTAGTTCCATCGCTAGGGTCGCTAACGACACCTAAATTACCCGATGTTGAGCTGCTGACGTAGATACCATTACTACCTGTTAATGCGGTTGAAAGAACCACATCACCATTGGTATCAAGAGTAATCGTGTATGCTTGTACATTAACGTTTATGCCACCTGATGTCATACTGACACTATCGTTGATACTGCCACCAGTGACACCCAGATTGGTATAATTAAAGTTAAAGACCGCAGCAGAAGCGGTATTTATTACCAATACGGGTAATAGACTTATCAGGCTTTTCATTATCGTTTTTTTATTCATTTTAATCTTCCTCGTTATGTTAAATAACCTTCAAACTACAGTGTTTTGTTGCAATATCCATTCCAAATTTATTAATTCTTTAATATTCATTTAGTTATGTGATGATGGGTTAGGTTATGTAATGACTGGTTTGATAAGAGTGTAATATATTCTGACATCATTGCCCTGGTTAGCTCACCGCAGTTTTTTTATAAATACTATAAAATACAGTGTGTTGTTAGTGGGTTTTGGCATAGTTAGCGAGGCGCTGGTAAGTGTAAGATATTTTGACAGGTCTGTGGGTGGTATCCATGGCTCTACAGACATCGATATTGTACTGCCTCAGCCAGGTGATGTTGTTGTATCTGTGGCTCTTGTTGTAGGTCGGCAATGGTTCTGGCGACCTTGAGGATACGGTGGTGGCTGCGGGTGGAGAGGTGGAATTGTTCCAGCATCTGTTGCAGGAATTGTCGGTTTTTAGTTGATAGCGAGCAATAGCTATCGAGGTGTTGGTGAGACAATTGTGCATTGATGCATTGCCCTCGCGCCTGTTGCAGATCACGCGCCTGAATGACCCGTTGCAGGATCTCACTGCTGGGTGTTTCGTGGTGTTCCTCTAGTTGAGAGAAATGGATTCTAGGTAGATGGATTTGCAGGTCGATGCGATCTAATAGTGGGCCGGAGATCTTGTGACGATAGCGTTGAACCTGTTCACTGCTGCAATTACAGTCTTTATCGGGATCACCCAGATAACCGCAGGGACAGGGGTTCATCGCGGCAATGAGTTGAAATCGGGCAGGGAAGCGTACTTGTTGGGCGGCACGGGAGATGGTGATGGCGCCGGACTCAATGGGTTCACGTAATACCTCCAGTGTTTTGCGGCTGAATTCGGGAAGTTCGTCCAGAAACAGGATGCCGTGGTGGGCGAGGGAGACCTCGCCAGGTCTTGGGTGGGAGCCGCCGCCAGCAATGGCAATGGATGATGCGGTGTGATGGGGGCTACGAAAGGGACGTTGTTTCCAGTTTTCGTGTTTGAATGGGGTGTGGCTCAAGCTAATGATGCTAGCGCTCTCCAGTGCTTCATTATCACTGAGCGGTGGCAGTATGCCCGGCAGGCAATTGGCGAGCAGGGTCTTACCGGTACCCGGAGGCCCTTGCATCAACATACTGTGACCACCCGCTGCGGCTATCTCCAGTGCGCGTTTGGCGGCATGATGTCCACGCACATGAGCAAGATCGGGGTATTTGGGGGTATTAATCAGAATGTTGCCTTGGTAGTCGGGGAGTCGTTGGCTGTGATTCAGGTGGGCGGTGACATCCAATAGATGGCCAGCGGCATGAATTCGGGTTTGTTGGGACAGACTCGCCTCGTGGGCATTTTCCAGTGGTAATATCAGGGTGTGTTGGCTGGCACTGGCGTGTATGGCGATGGGTAAGATGGATTTAATCGGGCGTAACAGACCTGATAGTGCTAATTCTCCAATGAATTCATATTGTTCCATCTCTTTGTCGGGGATCTGTCGGGACGCGGCGAGGATGCCGAGGGCAATGGCAAGGTCAAAGCGGGTGCCTTCCTTGGGAAGATCGGCAGGAGCCAGGTTGATGGTGATGCGTTTTTGTGGAAACTCAAAGTGGCTGTTAATAATGGCAGTGCGTACCCGATCCTTGCTTTCGCGTACGGCAGTCTCGGCCAGTCCTACGATGGTCATACCGGGCAGACCGTTGCCTAAGTGTACCTCGATGATAACGACGGGTGCATCAATGCCAAGACTGGCGCGGCTGTATAGGGTTGCGAGTGACATGGATTCCTTTCCTTATTTTCACCCATTCCATTGGGTGTGTTACGTAGGTCGGGTTTACCCAAGGGAGCCCGACAATATTTATTTGATAATTTGTGCCTCAAGCTCTGTTACACGGCGCTCCATTTCCTTGAGTTTCTTGCGGGTTTTTTCCAGCACCAGGCGCTGCACCTCAAATTCCTCATGGGTGACCAGGTCAAGTTTACTCAGGCTGGCTTGCAGGGCGGCATGCAGGTTCTTGTCCAGATCCTGTTGCAGTTCGCGGATACCCGAGGGCACATTGGCGGATACCTTGCGGGCGAGTTCATCAAATATCTTTGGATCAATCATAGGGTAGATCCTACGCATTCATCGCCGG
Encoded here:
- a CDS encoding VPLPA-CTERM sorting domain-containing protein, which gives rise to MNKKTIMKSLISLLPVLVINTASAAVFNFNYTNLGVTGGSINDSVSMTSGGINVNVQAYTITLDTNGDVVLSTALTGSNGIYVSSSTSGNLGVVSDPSDGTNMDGGNSSTDLDEGLLFTFDQVISLNYINFDSFTSSAGDDFNLTVDGVNILTDFNANDISPLATGVPGQFDEYTFNNVAGTQILIWADGDTDSFRIDTINASVVPIPAAAWLFGSGLLGLVAVARRKDKS
- a CDS encoding YifB family Mg chelatase-like AAA ATPase; translation: MSLATLYSRASLGIDAPVVIIEVHLGNGLPGMTIVGLAETAVRESKDRVRTAIINSHFEFPQKRITINLAPADLPKEGTRFDLAIALGILAASRQIPDKEMEQYEFIGELALSGLLRPIKSILPIAIHASASQHTLILPLENAHEASLSQQTRIHAAGHLLDVTAHLNHSQRLPDYQGNILINTPKYPDLAHVRGHHAAKRALEIAAAGGHSMLMQGPPGTGKTLLANCLPGILPPLSDNEALESASIISLSHTPFKHENWKQRPFRSPHHTASSIAIAGGGSHPRPGEVSLAHHGILFLDELPEFSRKTLEVLREPIESGAITISRAAQQVRFPARFQLIAAMNPCPCGYLGDPDKDCNCSSEQVQRYRHKISGPLLDRIDLQIHLPRIHFSQLEEHHETPSSEILQRVIQARDLQQARGQCINAQLSHQHLDSYCSLSTKNRQFLQQMLEQFHLSTRSHHRILKVARTIADLQQEPQIQQHHLAEAVQYRCL
- a CDS encoding accessory factor UbiK family protein codes for the protein MIDPKIFDELARKVSANVPSGIRELQQDLDKNLHAALQASLSKLDLVTHEEFEVQRLVLEKTRKKLKEMERRVTELEAQIIK